One Natronorubrum halophilum genomic window, ACATACTCGCGGGAGGGCCATATACTGTCGGCCGGAGGCTGTCCGTTGGCGTCTCGACCGTCGTCCGGCGAGTTCGACGCTGTCGACGCCGCCGCGGCGTGATCGGTTGTCATCTCAGCGGTCAGTATAGGCGAAGAACGGTGCACTCACCGCGAGCGAGCAAAGGGAGCGAACGGGCCGACGACCGACCCGTAGGGGAGGGAGGAGTGCTTTTCATCAACGTTTTGCCGAGCGACCGAGCGCCAGCGAGGGAGCGCAGAGCAAAAGGTTGGCACGTATAGTGTACAGCGACGTTCAGCAACGCCGTGACCTCACAATCGGTGCCATCCAGCGTAGCAACGCGTCGCCGACAGCACAGCCGGTACAGACAGCAGGATCGGGACATCAACGGTGTGCCTCGAGTCGGAGAAATTCCGATCCCACGTTTATGCGTCCCGCGACCGTAGCGTCCCGGTATGAACTTTCGCGCCGACGAATCCGCGACCGACTTCCTCGAGATCGACCGCTTTGACGACGGCGTCGGCTGGATCGCCCATCCGGACGAAGCGATGGAACGGGCGAGTCACGCCCTCGAGATCGACGGCGAGGTCTGGGTCTTCGACCCCGTCGACGCCGAGGGGATCGACGACCTGTTCGCCGAATTCGGCGACGTGGCCGGCGTCGCCATCCTGCTCGATCGCCACAAGCGCGACGCCGCCGAGATCGCGAACCGGCACGACGTCCCGGTCTACCTTCCCAGGTGCTTCGAAGGCGTCACCGAGGAGATCGATGCCCCGGTCGCCCGCTTTTCGGGCGAGTTGTCGAATACCGGTCTCGAGGCCCACACTGTAGTCGACAACCGCTTCTGGAAGGAAGTCGCCCTCTACGATCCCGACGACGGAACGCTCCTCGTTCCCGAGTCGGTCGGGACCACGTCGTACTTTCTGGCCGGGAACGAACGACTCGGCGTCCACCCGATGCGCCGCCCCGTTCCACCACGGGAGGAGTTGGGCGGGTTCGCCCCGGAGCGCATCCTCGTCGGTCACGGTCCCGGGATCACGACCGACGCCGCGACGGCGCTCGAGGACGCGCTCGCGAACTCGCGACGCCACACGCCCCGGTTGTACGCGACGATGATCCGGCAATTGCTTCCCGTCTAGCGCGATACCGATTTTCGATAGCGCCGCGACTATCACGAGGAGGCCGGCGTGGGACACATCTAACTACGATCCTCTCGTAGTACGGCTATCGTGGTCTACATCACGCAGGCGCTCGTCGACGTCTTACTCGACCTGGCCAGCGACGGCGATCCGAATCGCGTGACGACGGGCGTCTCGGTCACCCCGGCGGGCGAACTCGAGGGCTCCGAGATCGGTCTACGACCCGAGACGCCGGTGTTCACGGATTTCTTCCTCCCCGATCCCGAAAACCCGGTCAACGCCGTCTTCGGCGTCAATCTCTCGACGCCCGCCCTCCAGACCCAGGGCCAGTTCGTCTCCCATCCGATCAGGGAACTCGAGGTGACCAGGCGAGACGACCTCGCTGAAGTGATCTTCGTCGCCGTCCCGCCGTGGGAACTCGACGACCGGTCGTTCGCCGCCTTCGACCGCCGCGGTCAACGCCAGCCGCTCGAAGTTATCGACGCCCAACCGCCGGACCAGTCGCTGTCGGGCTAGACGCGCGTTCGCCGATTGACGGTCACGTAAAACGGGATGGGCGGTCACGAATCACGAAAGAAAGAACGTGCGCGTGAGCGCACCGGAACGGGGAAGACCCGCTCGCGATTCGTTCAGTTGCCCGGTGTTGCTGGTCCGTTGCCACCGATTATTCGATCGACGATGCTCCCGCGATTCGACTCTCGACCGTCCTCGTCGTCGTCCGTCGGAGACGGAAAGTCGGGAATGTGTGGCATGCGTCTCGACCTCCATCGTACCCTCGGGCGCTCGAGACGGATACCGACCCACCCTGTCGATGCCGGGGCGAGGTCCGGAGTCGTCGGTCTCGTTCGGTTCGGATCCGCTACTCGAGGTAGCCGAGTCCGCGAAGCTGTTCGGTGATCTCCTCGAACTCCGCTTCGGTGAGTTCGCCCTCCTTCTGGTGTTGGATGACGATACTGCGAAGCAGGAACCGAACGAGATCGCTCGTGCTCTGGAAACTCGTCCCTTCGATCGTCTCCTCGACGCGTTCGGCGAGGTCCTTCGGGATCGAAACCGTCGTATATTCCGTCATACACGATACTCTGTCGCCGGCGGGAAATGCGTGTCGGCAGCGAGGACGTCTTCGTAGCGGTTTTGCTATCGGACGCAGTATCCGTTCCCATGGGAGTCCGACCACCCTCGAGCGGAGACGACGATGAACCCGAGAGTGTCGAGTTCGGTATCGCCGCCGTCGACGCGCGTCTCAAAGACGCTGATCTCTCGTTCCCAGCGACGAAAGACGACGTCGCGGCCGAACTCGGTCACAAACAGATCCCCTACGACGTCCACGGAAGCGACGTCGCGCTGGGTGAGATACTCGCGGACGTCGACACCGCGGAGTTCCGGTCCCGACAGGAACTGTTAAACGACCTTCACGGACCCTTCGAGGAGTATCGGCGGAATAACTCCGGCGGCGTCTTCCAGCAGGTTCGGTCGATGCTTCCGTTCTGAGGACCGTGGTTACGGGTCGTCGTCGTCCCGATCCAAGTGATCCGGCTCTCGAGTCTTTCGCGTGATCTGCTCGAGACGGCGTCGCTGCTCGCGATGCAGCGTGACGAGCATATCGGAGAGCACGCCGAACATGAGCAACTGGACGCCGAGTAAGATCGCGGCCGCGGACGCCATGGCCATGATCTCGTGGCCCTGCCCGTACTGGACCCACTGCCAGAGCACGTACGACGCGATGACGCCGCCGGAAACGATCCCGCCGGCACCGAGGCTGCCGAAGTAAAACAGCGGATTGTTCGTCTTGGCGAGCGAATACAGCGCGAGGATGA contains:
- a CDS encoding ribbon-helix-helix domain-containing protein translates to MTEYTTVSIPKDLAERVEETIEGTSFQSTSDLVRFLLRSIVIQHQKEGELTEAEFEEITEQLRGLGYLE
- a CDS encoding DUF5789 family protein translates to MGVRPPSSGDDDEPESVEFGIAAVDARLKDADLSFPATKDDVAAELGHKQIPYDVHGSDVALGEILADVDTAEFRSRQELLNDLHGPFEEYRRNNSGGVFQQVRSMLPF